The following proteins are co-located in the Macadamia integrifolia cultivar HAES 741 chromosome 3, SCU_Mint_v3, whole genome shotgun sequence genome:
- the LOC122073049 gene encoding uncharacterized protein LOC122073049 isoform X4 yields MEFSTQCITPYGQSSITSVKFWTSLRELTTLGIKNAENLAIPSVRNDAAFLFTVVGTTGFLGVLTSQLPGDWGFFVPYLIGSISLIVLAIGSISPGLLQAAIGGFSSVFPDYQERIASHEAAHFLVAYLLGLPILGYSLDIGKEHVNLVDKKLEKLIYSGQLDAKELDRLAVVSMAGLAAEGLKYDKVVGQSADLFTLQRFINRSKPQISKEQQQNLTRWAVLFAGSLLKNNKGAHEALISAMSKKATVLECIEAIENAV; encoded by the exons ATGGAGTTCTCAACCCAATGTATCACGCCGTATGGTCAGTCCTCCATTACAAGTGTGAAATTCTGG ACATCATTGCGGGAGCTCACGACTCTTGGAATAAAAAATGCAGAGAACCTAGCAATTCCAAGTGTTAGAAATGAT GCAGCTTTTCTATTCACAGTGGTGGGGACGACGGGATTTCTGGGTGTTCTCACCAGCCAACTTCCTGGG GACTGGGGATTTTTTGTGCCATACTTGATTGGGAGCATCTCTTTGATAGTTTTGGCCATTGGGAGTATCAGCCCTGG GCTTCTTCAGGCTGCTATTGGTGGTTTCTCATCAGTTTTCCCCGACTACCAGGAAAGAATTGCTTCACATGAGGCAGCTCATTTTTTAG TTGCATACTTGCTTGGCCTCCCGATATTGGGGTATTCATTGGATATTGGTAAAGAGCATGTCAATTTGGTTGATAAAAAACTCGAAAAGCTGATATACAGTGGTCAACTTGATGCAAAGGAATTAGACAG GTTGGCAGTGGTATCAATGGCTGGGCTGGCAGCAGAGGGTTTAAAATATGATAAAGTAGTTGGTCAATCTGCTGATCTATTCACTCTTCAG AGGTTTATAAACAGAAGCAAGCCACAGATCAGCAAAGAACAGCAACAGAATCTCACTAGATGGGCC GTTTTGTTTGCTGGATCCCTCTTAAAAAATAACAAGGGCGCTCATGAGGCCCTAATATCAGCAATGTCGAAGAAAGCAACTGTGTTAGAGTGTATCGAAGCAATTGAGAATGCTGTATAA
- the LOC122073049 gene encoding uncharacterized protein LOC122073049 isoform X1 — MSVSALSLASPTKPGFFPYECHGKTSPNQIKWRIRASSAAPGVDLKSLEAAIAKNDSNAVKVLLDQLSEVGWAKKWSSQPNVSRRMTSLRELTTLGIKNAENLAIPSVRNDAAFLFTVVGTTGFLGVLTSQLPGDWGFFVPYLIGSISLIVLAIGSISPGLLQAAIGGFSSVFPDYQERIASHEAAHFLVAYLLGLPILGYSLDIGKEHVNLVDKKLEKLIYSGQLDAKELDRLAVVSMAGLAAEGLKYDKVVGQSADLFTLQRFINRSKPQISKEQQQNLTRWAVLFAGSLLKNNKGAHEALISAMSKKATVLECIEAIENAV; from the exons ATGTCTGTCTCTGCACTCTCCCTCGCCTCCCCAACAAAGCCTGGTTTCTTCCCCTACGAATGTCATGGCAAGACCTCCCCCAACCAAATAAAATGGAGAATTAGAGCCTCTTCTGCTGCTCCCGGGGTTGATCTAAAGAGTCTTGAAGCTGCAATTGCCAAG AATGATAGTAATGCTGTTAAAGTGTTGCTTGATCAGCTGAGTGAAGTTGGTTGGGCCAAAAAATGGAGTTCTCAACCCAATGTATCACGCCGTATG ACATCATTGCGGGAGCTCACGACTCTTGGAATAAAAAATGCAGAGAACCTAGCAATTCCAAGTGTTAGAAATGAT GCAGCTTTTCTATTCACAGTGGTGGGGACGACGGGATTTCTGGGTGTTCTCACCAGCCAACTTCCTGGG GACTGGGGATTTTTTGTGCCATACTTGATTGGGAGCATCTCTTTGATAGTTTTGGCCATTGGGAGTATCAGCCCTGG GCTTCTTCAGGCTGCTATTGGTGGTTTCTCATCAGTTTTCCCCGACTACCAGGAAAGAATTGCTTCACATGAGGCAGCTCATTTTTTAG TTGCATACTTGCTTGGCCTCCCGATATTGGGGTATTCATTGGATATTGGTAAAGAGCATGTCAATTTGGTTGATAAAAAACTCGAAAAGCTGATATACAGTGGTCAACTTGATGCAAAGGAATTAGACAG GTTGGCAGTGGTATCAATGGCTGGGCTGGCAGCAGAGGGTTTAAAATATGATAAAGTAGTTGGTCAATCTGCTGATCTATTCACTCTTCAG AGGTTTATAAACAGAAGCAAGCCACAGATCAGCAAAGAACAGCAACAGAATCTCACTAGATGGGCC GTTTTGTTTGCTGGATCCCTCTTAAAAAATAACAAGGGCGCTCATGAGGCCCTAATATCAGCAATGTCGAAGAAAGCAACTGTGTTAGAGTGTATCGAAGCAATTGAGAATGCTGTATAA
- the LOC122073049 gene encoding uncharacterized protein LOC122073049 isoform X3, with the protein MSVSALSLASPTKPGFFPYECHGKTSPNQIKWRIRASSAAPGVDLKSLEAAIAKAAFLFTVVGTTGFLGVLTSQLPGDWGFFVPYLIGSISLIVLAIGSISPGLLQAAIGGFSSVFPDYQERIASHEAAHFLVAYLLGLPILGYSLDIGKEHVNLVDKKLEKLIYSGQLDAKELDRLAVVSMAGLAAEGLKYDKVVGQSADLFTLQRFINRSKPQISKEQQQNLTRWAVLFAGSLLKNNKGAHEALISAMSKKATVLECIEAIENAV; encoded by the exons ATGTCTGTCTCTGCACTCTCCCTCGCCTCCCCAACAAAGCCTGGTTTCTTCCCCTACGAATGTCATGGCAAGACCTCCCCCAACCAAATAAAATGGAGAATTAGAGCCTCTTCTGCTGCTCCCGGGGTTGATCTAAAGAGTCTTGAAGCTGCAATTGCCAAG GCAGCTTTTCTATTCACAGTGGTGGGGACGACGGGATTTCTGGGTGTTCTCACCAGCCAACTTCCTGGG GACTGGGGATTTTTTGTGCCATACTTGATTGGGAGCATCTCTTTGATAGTTTTGGCCATTGGGAGTATCAGCCCTGG GCTTCTTCAGGCTGCTATTGGTGGTTTCTCATCAGTTTTCCCCGACTACCAGGAAAGAATTGCTTCACATGAGGCAGCTCATTTTTTAG TTGCATACTTGCTTGGCCTCCCGATATTGGGGTATTCATTGGATATTGGTAAAGAGCATGTCAATTTGGTTGATAAAAAACTCGAAAAGCTGATATACAGTGGTCAACTTGATGCAAAGGAATTAGACAG GTTGGCAGTGGTATCAATGGCTGGGCTGGCAGCAGAGGGTTTAAAATATGATAAAGTAGTTGGTCAATCTGCTGATCTATTCACTCTTCAG AGGTTTATAAACAGAAGCAAGCCACAGATCAGCAAAGAACAGCAACAGAATCTCACTAGATGGGCC GTTTTGTTTGCTGGATCCCTCTTAAAAAATAACAAGGGCGCTCATGAGGCCCTAATATCAGCAATGTCGAAGAAAGCAACTGTGTTAGAGTGTATCGAAGCAATTGAGAATGCTGTATAA
- the LOC122073049 gene encoding uncharacterized protein LOC122073049 isoform X5 yields the protein MHTSLRELTTLGIKNAENLAIPSVRNDAAFLFTVVGTTGFLGVLTSQLPGDWGFFVPYLIGSISLIVLAIGSISPGLLQAAIGGFSSVFPDYQERIASHEAAHFLVAYLLGLPILGYSLDIGKEHVNLVDKKLEKLIYSGQLDAKELDRLAVVSMAGLAAEGLKYDKVVGQSADLFTLQRFINRSKPQISKEQQQNLTRWAVLFAGSLLKNNKGAHEALISAMSKKATVLECIEAIENAV from the exons ATGCAT ACATCATTGCGGGAGCTCACGACTCTTGGAATAAAAAATGCAGAGAACCTAGCAATTCCAAGTGTTAGAAATGAT GCAGCTTTTCTATTCACAGTGGTGGGGACGACGGGATTTCTGGGTGTTCTCACCAGCCAACTTCCTGGG GACTGGGGATTTTTTGTGCCATACTTGATTGGGAGCATCTCTTTGATAGTTTTGGCCATTGGGAGTATCAGCCCTGG GCTTCTTCAGGCTGCTATTGGTGGTTTCTCATCAGTTTTCCCCGACTACCAGGAAAGAATTGCTTCACATGAGGCAGCTCATTTTTTAG TTGCATACTTGCTTGGCCTCCCGATATTGGGGTATTCATTGGATATTGGTAAAGAGCATGTCAATTTGGTTGATAAAAAACTCGAAAAGCTGATATACAGTGGTCAACTTGATGCAAAGGAATTAGACAG GTTGGCAGTGGTATCAATGGCTGGGCTGGCAGCAGAGGGTTTAAAATATGATAAAGTAGTTGGTCAATCTGCTGATCTATTCACTCTTCAG AGGTTTATAAACAGAAGCAAGCCACAGATCAGCAAAGAACAGCAACAGAATCTCACTAGATGGGCC GTTTTGTTTGCTGGATCCCTCTTAAAAAATAACAAGGGCGCTCATGAGGCCCTAATATCAGCAATGTCGAAGAAAGCAACTGTGTTAGAGTGTATCGAAGCAATTGAGAATGCTGTATAA
- the LOC122073257 gene encoding pentatricopeptide repeat-containing protein At3g51320, which yields MARASNIRDIIRSKFPIFASNPTLCPLYSVFSFSFSSSASASSSASASSFFSVLNRRLQSLQTCHNMRQVFQIQAHLITSGLFQDPFAASRVLKFSADSGDIDYTILIFRHIDLPDTFCFNTVIKAYSCASVPYQAVVFYFEMIRNGFFPNSFTFPPLVSACAKSQSSELGEKCHGQIVKNGVDSVVPVQNSLIHMYSCCGSIESAKQLFDEMPQRDLVSWNSIIDGYAKLGDLGTAQMLFGAMPERNVVSWNIMIAGYLDCGKPGNCLEFFREMMNMGLRGSDTTMVSVLTACGRSARLREGNSVHGSLIRNLFRSSLILGTALIDMYSKNKKVEYARRVFDRMSERNLVCWNAMILGHSIHGCPQDGLNLFVDMVGRLDSEDEPSECINTKNSWTEGHQVLPDEVTFIGMLCACTRAGLLSEGRNLFYKMTNIYRIKPNFAHYWCMAHLYFSVGLIREAEEILCTIPMEDNGEDSYNSLLLSGLLGLCRFQGDVEVGERIAKRLIELEPHNASRYALLLNVYAAAGQWENVAKVKELATESGLKRIPGCSLHDLNEIVHKFKVGDRLQPGMAEVCTMMDELVQQLRMSTTGFLTQL from the coding sequence ATGGCCAGAGCCTCCAACATCAGAGATATCATTCGATCAAAATTCCCAATTTTTGCTTCAAATCCCACTCTTTGCCCTCTCTATTCGgtcttttcattttcattttcatcatcGGCATCAGCATCATCATCAGCATCAGCGTCATCATTTTTTAGTGTACTAAATCGACGTCTTCAATCTCTTCAAACATGCCATAACATGAGGCAAGTCTTCCAAATCCAAGCCCATTTGATCACTTCCGGTCTTTTCCAAGACCCATTTGCTGCCAGCCGTGTTTTGAAATTCTCTGCGGATTCTGGGGATATCGACTACACTATCTTGATTTTCAGACACATTGATTTGCCTGATACATTCTGTTTTAACACTGTTATCAAGGCCTATTCCTGTGCCTCTGTCCCCTACCAAGCTGTGGTCTTCTATTTTGAGATGATTCGAAATGGATTCTTTCCCAATAGCTTCACATTCCCACCTCTCGTGAGTGCTTGTGCGAAGTCACAGTCTTCTGAACTTGGAGAGAAATGCCATGGACAGATTGTTAAGAATGGGGTTGACAGTGTTGTACCGGTACAGAACTCTTTGATCCACATGTATTCTTGCTGTGGGTCTATTGAATCTGCTAAGCAgttgtttgatgaaatgcccCAAAGGGATTTGGTATCTTGGAACTCCATTATTGATGGTTATGCAAAATTGGGTGATTTAGGTACTGCCCAGATGCTGTTTGGTGCAATGCCTGAGAGGAATGTGGTTTCTTGGAACATCATGATAGCTGGATATTTGGACTGTGGGAAACCAGGAAATTGTTTAGAGTTCTTTAGGGAGATGATGAATATGGGATTGAGAGGGAGTGATACAACGATGGTTAGTGTACTTACTGCATGTGGCAGGTCTGCTAGGTTGAGGGAAGGAAATTCTGTTCATGGGTCTCTCATCAGAAACTTATTTAGGTCGAGCTTGATTCTTGGCACGGCTTTGATAGATATGTACTCTAAGAATAAGAAGGTGGAATATGCACGAAGAGTGTTCGACAGAATGTCGGAGAGGAATTTAGTTTGCTGGAATGCAATGATCTTGGGACATAGCATTCATGGATGTCCACAAGATGGACTTAATTTGTTTGTAGATATGGTAGGAAGGTTGGACTCGGAAGATGAGCCAAGCGAATGTATTAATACTAAGAACTCATGGACGGAAGGACATCAAGTTCTGCCAGATGAAGTTACTTTTATTGGTATGTTGTGTGCTTGCACTCGTGCTGGATTGTTGTCAGAGGGGAGAAATTTATTCTACAAAATGACCAACATATATagaataaaacccaactttgcacACTACTGGTGCATGGCTCATCTCTATTTTAGTGTTGGATTAATTCGTGAGGCTGAAGAAATTTTGTGTACCATTCCGATGGAGGACAATGGAGAGGATTCTTATAATTCATTGTTGTTGAGTGGGTTGCTAGGGTTATGCCGGTTCCAGGGAGATGTGGAGGTGGGAGAGCGAATTGCAAAACGGTTGATTGAACTAGAGCCTCATAATGCATCTCGATATGCCTTGTTGTTGAATGTGTATGCCGCAGCGGGTCAATGGGAAAATGTTGCCAAGGTGAAGGAACTGGCAACAGAAAGTGGCTTGAAAAGAATCCCCGGTTGTAGTCTTCATGACTTGAATGAAATTGTTCACAAATTCAAAGTGGGAGACAGATTACAACCAGGCATGGCAGAGGTCTGCACTATGATGGATGAACTGGTGCAGCAACTAAGGATGTCGACCACCGGTTTTCTTACACAGCTGTAG
- the LOC122073049 gene encoding uncharacterized protein LOC122073049 isoform X2, whose protein sequence is MSVSALSLASPTKPGFFPYECHGKTSPNQIKWRIRASSAAPGVDLKSLEAAIAKTSLRELTTLGIKNAENLAIPSVRNDAAFLFTVVGTTGFLGVLTSQLPGDWGFFVPYLIGSISLIVLAIGSISPGLLQAAIGGFSSVFPDYQERIASHEAAHFLVAYLLGLPILGYSLDIGKEHVNLVDKKLEKLIYSGQLDAKELDRLAVVSMAGLAAEGLKYDKVVGQSADLFTLQRFINRSKPQISKEQQQNLTRWAVLFAGSLLKNNKGAHEALISAMSKKATVLECIEAIENAV, encoded by the exons ATGTCTGTCTCTGCACTCTCCCTCGCCTCCCCAACAAAGCCTGGTTTCTTCCCCTACGAATGTCATGGCAAGACCTCCCCCAACCAAATAAAATGGAGAATTAGAGCCTCTTCTGCTGCTCCCGGGGTTGATCTAAAGAGTCTTGAAGCTGCAATTGCCAAG ACATCATTGCGGGAGCTCACGACTCTTGGAATAAAAAATGCAGAGAACCTAGCAATTCCAAGTGTTAGAAATGAT GCAGCTTTTCTATTCACAGTGGTGGGGACGACGGGATTTCTGGGTGTTCTCACCAGCCAACTTCCTGGG GACTGGGGATTTTTTGTGCCATACTTGATTGGGAGCATCTCTTTGATAGTTTTGGCCATTGGGAGTATCAGCCCTGG GCTTCTTCAGGCTGCTATTGGTGGTTTCTCATCAGTTTTCCCCGACTACCAGGAAAGAATTGCTTCACATGAGGCAGCTCATTTTTTAG TTGCATACTTGCTTGGCCTCCCGATATTGGGGTATTCATTGGATATTGGTAAAGAGCATGTCAATTTGGTTGATAAAAAACTCGAAAAGCTGATATACAGTGGTCAACTTGATGCAAAGGAATTAGACAG GTTGGCAGTGGTATCAATGGCTGGGCTGGCAGCAGAGGGTTTAAAATATGATAAAGTAGTTGGTCAATCTGCTGATCTATTCACTCTTCAG AGGTTTATAAACAGAAGCAAGCCACAGATCAGCAAAGAACAGCAACAGAATCTCACTAGATGGGCC GTTTTGTTTGCTGGATCCCTCTTAAAAAATAACAAGGGCGCTCATGAGGCCCTAATATCAGCAATGTCGAAGAAAGCAACTGTGTTAGAGTGTATCGAAGCAATTGAGAATGCTGTATAA
- the LOC122072711 gene encoding allene oxide synthase-like, producing the protein MSNTKASASAAAAAEEEKWGSKKLLQIREIPGSYGLPFVGPIADRLAYFYTQGQDEFFTSRMQKHQSTVFRANMPPGPFLASDSGVIVLLDAKSFPVLFDVSKVEKKNVFAGTFMPSTSYTGGYRICSYLDPSEPKHALLKRFIFSILASRHKRFIPEFSSSLSNDLFPLLEDQISRKGKADFNTTSDSMSFNFVFRLFCDKNPSVTKIGSKGPTLIAKWLVFQLAPLFTLGLTKKFPNFLEDLLIHTFPLPPFLVKSDYKKLYDAFYESATQILDEAEVMGLKRDEACHNLVFLSGFNTFGGMKTLFPSLFKWVGLAGEKLHQQLVREIRKVVKLEGGVVTLSAIEKMELTKSVVFEVLRIDPPVQFQYGKAKEDMVIESHDAAFRVKEGEMIFGYQPLATKDPKVFENPEDFVGSRFVGEGEKLLKYVYWSNGRETESPTEENKQCPGKDFVVLVCRLMLIEFFLRYDTFTVDVKKSVLGSAVTVKSLTPANSGS; encoded by the coding sequence ATGTCCAACACGAAAGCATCAGCATCAGCAGCCGCAGCagctgaagaagaaaaatggggaTCGAAGAAACTTCTTCAGATTCGAGAAATCCCTGGCAGCTATGGTCTCCCGTTCGTGGGACCCATAGCAGATCGTTTAGCTTACTTCTACACCCAAGGCCAAGACGAATTCTTCACCTCCCGAATGCAGAAACACCAGTCCACAGTCTTCAGAGCCAACATGCCACCAGGTCCTTTCCTGGCCTCCGACTCTGGAGTCATCGTCCTCCTCGACGCTAAGTCCTTCCCAGTCCTCTTCGACGTCTCCAAGGTCGAGAAAAAAAACGTCTTCGCCGGCACTTTCATGCCCTCCACTTCTTACACAGGTGGTTACCGCATTTGCTCCTATCTCGATCCCTCCGAACCCAAACACGCCCTTCTCAAACGTTTCATCTTCTCTATCCTCGCGTCTCGTCATAAGAGATTCATTCCTGAGTTCAGCTCTTCACTCTCCAATGACCTCTTCCCACTTCTCGAAGATCAGATTTCCAGAAAAGGCAAAGCCGACTTCAACACCACCAGTGATTCCATGTCTTTCAACTTCGTATTTCGTTTGTTCTGTGATAAGAATCCATCCGTTACCAAGATCGGATCGAAGGGACCCACACTTATTGCCAAGTGGCTAGTCTTCCAGCTTGCTCCTCTATTTACATTGGGTTTgaccaaaaaatttccaaactTCTTAGAAGATCTGCTCATACACACtttccccctccctcccttcctCGTCAAATCTGACTACAAGAAGCTCTACGATGCCTTCTACGAATCCGCTACTCAGATACTAGACGAAGCCGAAGTGATGGGACTCAAGAGAGACGAAGCATGTCACAATCTCGTCTTCCTTTCTGGGTTCAATACGTTTGGAGGAATGAAGACTTTGTTCCCATCTCTGTTTAAGTGGGTCGGCTTAGCAGGAGAAAAGCTACACCAGCAACTCGTCAGAGAGATCAGAAAAGTTGTTAAATTAGAAGGAGGGGTGGTGACTCTTTCGGCGATAGAGAAGATGGAGTTGACCAAATCGGTGGTATTCGAAGTGCTGAGGATAGATCCACCAGTGCAATTCCAGTACGGGAAGGCGAAGGAAGATATGGTGATAGAGAGCCATGACGCAGCCTTTCGGGTCAAGGAAGGAGAGATGATATTCGGGTATCAACCATTAGCGACTAAAGATCCGAAGGTGTTCGAGAATCCTGAAGATTTTGTGGGAAGCAGGTTCgttggagagggagagaagctgTTGAAGTACGTATACTGGTCTAACGGCCGTGAGACCGAAAGTCCGACGGAGGAGAACAAGCAGTGCCCAGGGAAGGATTTTGTAGTTCTTGTGTGCAGGCTCATGCTCATAGAGTTCTTCCTCCGTTACGATACGTTTACTGTTGACGTGAAGAAGTCGGTGCTGGGGTCGGCGGTGACTGTGAAGTCGTTGACGCCGGCGAACAGTGGTAGTTAA
- the LOC122074352 gene encoding protein MIZU-KUSSEI 1-like, which produces MGEPNPRAKANNEPGKSATTPEIPPPPASRPQVSLVQPSKKKKQKSSKVSRVFRSVFRSFPILPVCKFPTLSGSLPDSNRMSSGARITGTLFGYRKGRVSFSMQENPRCLPTLVVELAMQTTALQREMSSGMVRIALECEKRTEKDKIMLLDEPLWAMYCNGKKSGYGAKRDATDEDLNVMELLKAVSMGAGVLPGNSEVEGPDGELAYMRAHFERVVGSKDSETLYMLSPQGDNSPELSIFFVRI; this is translated from the coding sequence ATGGGGGAGCCAAACCCTAGAGCCAAAGCCAACAACGAGCCAGGAAAGTCGGCAACAACACCTGAGATACCTCCACCACCGGCCTCCCGTCCTCAGGTATCTCTCGTCCAACcgtccaagaagaagaaacagaagtcAAGCAAGGTCAGTCGTGTCTTCCGTTCGGTCTTCCGCTCTTTCCCAATTTTGCCAGTCTGCAAGTTCCCCACCCTCTCCGGTAGCTTACCGGACAGCAACCGTATGTCCAGTGGCGCTCGCATCACGGGCACACTCTTCGGATACCGTAAAGGCCGAGTAAGCTTCTCCATGCAGGAGAACCCAAGGTGCCTACCCACGTTGGTGGTGGAGCTAGCCATGCAAACTACTGCATTACAAAGAGAGATGAGCTCCGGAATGGTGAGAATTGCTCTCGAGTGCGAGAAGAGAACGGAGAAGGATAAGATTATGCTTCTAGATGAGCCCTTATGGGCCATGTACTGCAACGGCAAGAAGAGCGGGTATGGGGCAAAGAGAGACGCAACAGATGAGGATCTAAATGTGATGGAGCTCCTTAAGGCTGTGTCAATGGGTGCTGGTGTTTTACCAGGGAACTCGGAGGTTGAGGGTCCTGATGGAGAATTGGCTTACATGAGAGCCCATTTCGAACGTGTTGTGGGATCTAAAGACTCTGAGACCCTTTACATGTTGAGCCCTCAAGGGGATAATAGTCCTGAACTCAGCATTTTCTTTGTAAGGATATAA